Sequence from the Acomys russatus chromosome 12, mAcoRus1.1, whole genome shotgun sequence genome:
TTCTGCTTGAGACATTCAACcaacttaaattttatttcaaatagatGTACTCGGTTATATTTGTCCAAAAATTGTGAAACTTCCGAAGGCGAAGAATTGTCACCAATATTTCGGGGTTTCAACATTTCGCCTATTTTCATTCCTTACCAACTTAAAATAAATCTAGTTATTACACTatctgctttgatttttgtcaaaacaaaataagattacTGAAACATGATAGcaagcaattatttttatttcttgaacaTAAAATCCCTTCAATTTAgaataataaatgttttgaaatttgAGTATTGGAGATGTGGTCCAGAGGAACCCgaaccacattttattttctactgaGTCACATTTTATTTACACTCAAAGTAGTGTTTTAGTATTATAGGAACCACTTTCCTTTGAATAATTAAAGCAATAAACTTCAGATGTTTGTAGACTTTGCATAATAGATGGTGGCTTGCAATTAAATGACAGAACTTTTGATGACCTTTATGCCTAGGCAGCAGGGTCAGAGTAATTTACTGGTTGTAAGTACTTTATTCTGAAAACAGGAATTTAGGGCCTGGGGGGTTAACTAGTGATTAAAAAAGCGGTCATACGAAGGGAAAGAGTATTGCTCCTTGTAAACGCATCACACAGACTCcatctccagggcatctgatgttaTTTTCTAACCTCTACTAACCTGCATACATAGGGCATTCACAGACCcatatgaataaataagtaagtaaataatcccaaaaaatattaaaaaccagaAAGCCAGATCATTCTATAATACAACCACTGCTCATTTCTCTAtttgaaaatacatatatgtatataaggaCACTGACAAAAAAGCATGTACAAGTAGGATTAGGAAGCTGGTACCAAAGTGACATCATGTAAAATTGATTTCCtccttagatttttttgtttgtttgtttgttttaatcaacaTCAACATGGTACAAGGCAGGAACATCATGAACAGGTGCTTAAGTTGAAAAAGAATGACTGTTATGTTGGTGTGCAGGCAACTCTACTGACCCGCCCTCAGGGGCCTTTAGAGTCCTGACAAGGTCCTATGTCACCGTCTGTGTCCTATGGCATCACCAAGCACTTGGGATATAATCCACCtgttcccccatccccacccctttcTGTCACTTCGTCAgcatctttctctctgtcatcCTGGGATGTCCCTTCCCCCATTCTTTCTCTCACCTCTTCCCTTCTACAATATATCTTCTTATAGCAAACCTATTGCGTGGAGGCAAATTTATCAATAGTACAACATTGATTCTGAAACCCCCGAGGACACTTCTGGTAGTGTCTGGACACTTCGGAAGCCCTTCCGCCAGCCATACTGCCTGCAACATATTTGACACCCTTCTGTTCCACTGACCGCTGGGCGCCCATTTCATATTCGTTGGTAGGTTTTCCCTTCCTGGTCCGACTAACCAGCAATGGCTGATGTTTCCAATGACCTCTGCTTGGTTAAAGGTTGATTCACATGCCTATTGAAATGGATTGAAGATTTCCCAGGATAAATTGACTCCTTCTTTGTAAGGTCCCTTCTCTACACAATTGCACTGTTCTACTCAAACAATTTTAAACAAAGTACAAACTCTTGAATGTGGGTGGTGCCTCAACATTAACTTAGTTTCCAACACCAATCCATAAATTACTACTCAATATTCAGATGACTACACCGGGAGTGGAGATAGAATCCTGGAGTTGTAGAAGCAATGGGAGCTCTACAGAAATGCACACAGGTGAATGGATAGGCAGCAAGCATGGTAATGATTGCTAGATGTTATAGCAGgcattaagaaattaaaaacagctGGGTGTAGTGGGCCAAGCCATTGGTTCCAGGTAGAGGCAAGTGGGTGAAATTCTGGGAGTTTGAGTTCAGCCTTGTCCATCTCAAACAAACatgcaacaataacaacaaaacgtAGAAATGAAATTTACCGTGCATGTTCAGAAAACAGTAAagagttctttttaaatgtaacCATTTGGGgtgtttatataaataaagaaaaaaaagtaattagaAATTTTTACATCAtgttaaccttttaaaataagtCAAGTAACATGACCTTTCTTATCAAAACATTACTTATGACTGATGGGTTGGGGGCGTATGGCTGTGctgtgtatttacatgtgtgcAAATTGCTCGATATTTTCTAATGTAATATTGAGTAATATGGGGACATGAAAGTAAGAGGGAATAATTGTTTTATGCTAGTGTTTTATGCTGTCCTCAGTATTTTATAACAGGTAAGAGAGTATCAACAACCGTGGAAGGCGTGAAGACCTGTTAAAATACACCCTCAGAGGATGACTTTAAtcctttaaatataataaaagaaaaatattatatgcaGCCCGTGATACATTTGAAGTTTTGTAGTAAGTGttgtatttaaatacataattatttactattaatggttaatatttctctctttttttaaattttattttattttatgtgcattggcatggGGGGGCGGTCAGATCACCTAGAACAGGagtacagatagttgtgagctgccctgttggtgctgggaattgaacccatgtcctttggAAGAAAATACAGGATTCTTAATATTTCTCAAATATGTAGTAATGCATAATTACTTTTGGCTTTTCTTGATCATAGTTGGAGTGGAATAAGAtggactttttcttctttcagttgattacagcatacacacagtgccacaaaaaaaaatattaaattgaactAGTGTGTAAGAGATAAAAAGTTGCAAATAATTAAGTACTTAAGTTAAATTTCTAACCTTAAAAGTAAAGCCTTACTATGTTTTCAATTTACACTAATCTTAATACCCCATAGGAAACACTTGATGTCTTGTGGAATGGTTAATTTTACTTACTAACTATTCTATTCATTtgaagtagaaacaaacaaacaaacaaacaaacaacaacaaaacaatataaaatataaccatGAAGGAAAAAAGTGTTTTTGCCCTAATGGTGAACATAACTAATTCTCACTGACAGTAAAATATATCTTGGAAACATCTTTACAGTAcatatttgatgtgttctagCTAAAAGGCTTTTTGTCGTGTTCTAGAAGGCATAAACTGTATATCACACTACCCTATGTAGATTACTGAAGCAATAAATTTTAAGTGTCAATACTGAATAGCAATGCTATTGGCCATAATTGTATAGCAGAAAATAATGTTCCAGGTACTTCAGGCAACAATGGCAGGCTCAGCGTTGGTGGCTCGGGCTTGCCGTGGTGTTTGTGGCATGAGGGTCCTGCAAACCCGAGGCTTCGGCTCGGACTTGTCGGAAAACGTGGACACCGGCTCTGGCTCCATCCGAGAAGCCGGTAGGGTCTTCGGAAAGAGGGAGAAGGCTGAGGAGGATTGGTACTTCCGAGAGAAGACTAGAGAGCAACTGGCTGCCCTGAACAACCATCACGAAGATGAAATTCAACACCACGTGATGGAAATTGAGCCTCTGCAGAAACAGATTGAGCGGCATAAGAAAGTAGTTAAAACTCCTAAAGGATAACAATAATTATTAAATGCACGCAGTCCCTCACAGAATGGTCTGTATATCAGTCCCCACTTCCACAGAGACTTAGTTTTGAGTGATGAATATTTAGTTGTGTGCCACTAACAGATAATAAAgttaagagcagaaagaaaaaaaaagatccaagcAATTTACCAACATTTAATGTGTTTGAGTGGAGTAAATATAAATTACgattaaaaatcaattaaaaatttactggtcaagagattgaaaaaaaaaaagagttttaaaagttCGAAGGAGAAATCAAGGTGAGTATCACAATATGCAGTCCCCTTTTAACAGTTTAGTTCACTGATATTCGAAAGGAATTAGCAAGCAAAGGACTTCAAAGGTCTCATAAGCATCGAGAAGTCTGCGAAGGTCACTCTTGAAACAGCTGCTGCCGGGATCAGAGAGATAAAAGTTAAGCTTCGTAATTGCTCTTATAAAATTAAGGGAATGAAAGCGACCAAGATCAAAATGAAAACGCAAAAATGACAACGGATTTCAGAAGAGCAGCAATAAAATATGTCTAGATGTAAGTGCTCAGAgcttaatataaaaagaaaaaaatagatgttaGTTCATTAATCAGTACAATACCAAGTTTCTGACGGAAATAAGCAAATGATTGAAAACCAGAGTGATGACTTTTAGCTGCATCATAGAGAATCTGAAAGATTCAAGTGAGAGAATCAAAGTTTGACTTGAAATTAGGACCCAGGACGGGAATGAAGTCCTGAATCGTCAGCACTAGGTTCAAATGAAGGGTCTAGGAGTGTTTGGCCTAACAACTCATTGACCAAATAGATCAGAGAAAACTTAATTCACGGGGTTTCTTTACATACTGAATCGAATACCATTGTATTGGCAATCAAAATTACAATTCTTAAATCGTTAAGTACTTTTTCATGTTCTCAGTAAATACTATCAGGAAATATATATGTCGGCAAGCAGTCATTCAGGATAAATGAAAGGTCTTGGTTGctctaaggagatggctcagtgacttgAGTTTGGATTCCTAGCAGTTTCCTGCAAACTGGGCACAGGTGCATGAACATGATATATTACCCATGACAACCCCTCCTGTTAATATAGAGAGGCGATGTTTCTcctctctttatatatatatatatatatataattccagaATACATATgcgtatatatacacatatatatttatatagaaatatttatatatacatacatatgtgcatatagatgtgcatacacatataggTAGGCATATATGCATAGATCATTTGTAATAGCTtgtcaaaaaggaaaatattttcctaatgaaatataaattataatatgaacaaatattAATAGATGTGAAATACTATGCTATATATTTTTCAAGCAGTATAAGACTATAAACCAAATTTATACCTAATCTTTAATGATATTTGCCTCTGATGAAagagtgaagaaaacagaaagatgagagagaaagagaaaatagaatcaaAGATGATCTCAAGTTTACTTGCAATATCCGTGCCATTTAGATTCGCGGGAATGAGTGCAAAGACATAGGTGAGCAATAGTGAGTCCCATGTCAGTGGCATGACATCTCACAACTGAGGCTCATATGGGGtgctatttttaagttttcttaaaATATGGCAGCGACATATTTAAGGTAAAGTGATATGTATCACTTTTGACATAAAGAATTCTTGAGGTTTAAAACAATCAAAAGCTATAAACATCTTTGATACTTTATCTAGAAAGTTATTTGGATTGTTTTTCTGTAGGAATAAGAATGTTCATTACTGTGAATTGACGTGAAAATGAACTGTAAAGGAAGAAAAGTCCTGAAATATTTTATAGTAGTGCCtgaaggttattttaaaaatgaaaatatacagattaatgtaaaatatttatatatcataactatcaacaagttaaaaataaaagtctagaGTTGGACTAAAATCAATAGCAAAGGCTAAAATTAAATTCTAACAGATGGGAAAGGCAGGAAGAACATGTCTGCTAGCTGTGCAGCGGATGGAGTCTCTTATATCCAACACCAATTAGAATGTGACCTAGTGACCTACTGAGAAATTCTGACAGGTACGATGGCAAGTAAGTATATTATTATGGTTGGGGCCTCATTTTTCTAGGAATATGCTAAAGTTTGCTAgactaaatttaaataataatcttttttttttttggtatgtccATGTGAATTGactttggatttatttttctattcttcctttcttcccatttAAAACAGAATTGGAAGTTCATATCGCAACTTGTTGGAGATCATTAAAACACTACAACAGATCAGAACTTGATGCACCACAGCGGCTCCTGTGTTAACGTGACCCCCATCCTTCATGGTTTGTTATAGGATTTCCTCTGTTCCTCTTGGTGTACAACGCTGGTGGGAAAACACTGAATGCTTTTGTTAAAAttatgtgaatttgaggtcatcgctttttttttttttttcccttttcttgacGGATATAACATTTGGGTGGACTAtttaagaaaacagttttattttaaggTTCTGGTTGATTGCTGGCGGGATCTGCTGAGTGagtaaagtgtttattttattttaccgcTTGTAATTCATTTTCCAGGGGAGCCAGGGCAGACACCCCAAAGcggaaacctggaggcaggaactgatacagaggtcACGGAGGAGCTACTCCTGGACTTGCTGCCTCCTAGACTGCTCAGaatgctttccttcttttttttcatttttaaaatcttatttaatttgttaatacaatgtattctgaCCACTTTCTTTATCCTCCTTCAAGTCCTTGCGGATCATCCTCAAGTCCCTTCTTTtaccctgccctcccttcccactAGTCATGTAGCCCTCCTATTCGAGTTTCCCTTTTATCTCTTTAGAATACCACACACTGTTTCCCCTTACTTGGAAGATATCTCACCTCACCCTGGATCCTTACTAACTGTGTAACCTCTCTGGTCATGAGGGATCAAACACGTATCTGAAGCataaaagctaacatccacatataaaaaaaatgaaacgtttgtttttggtgggctgtgttacctcactcaaaatgattGTTTTTAGCTGCACCCCTTTACCTGCAAATTTCGTTTTTCTTAACAGCCAAATAAATATGCCattgttctttatccattcttcccttGCTGGATAATCTAGAATGTTTCCTATTTCTGTCTATCCAGAATAGATCAGCAATGAACAcggatgagcaagtgtctctgtaataTATAGAATCCTTTCGGTATATATCAGAGTGGTATGGATAGATCTTGTGGTAGTTCTAtttccagcttcctgaggaatTCTAGAATGACTTTCATTGTAGCTGTACCAGTTTTCACTCCAGTTATCAGTGAATTagtgttccctttctctacatcctcaacagcatgttctgttatttgtttgattgtagaCACTCTGATACGACgtgatgaaatctcaaagtagttttaatttgtattcccCTGGTAGCTGAGAATGTTGaccatttttatgtgtttctcagccatttatgtttcatcttttgaaaaaTCTGTTTAATTATGGACCCCCTTTTTAATTACTTTGTTTGATTGTTGTTCAGGTCTTTgagttgtttattgttttctttcaacTCAGATGTATAACtagtagagattttttttccccatctgaaGCCTGCTGTTTTGCCAAAATGATcatatccttttttttaaatacagaagcttttcagtttcctgaggcttcatttattaattgttggaaCTGGTGCCTGTGCTGTTACTGTCCCACCCTGAAAGTCCTTTGCTGTACCAAATGTGTTCAAACTTATTCCCTAATTTATCTTCTATCCTAATCAGGGTATCTAACCTTATCTCCAGATCTTCTATACATTTGAAGTTAAGGTCTGTGCAAGATGATAGATAGgcatttcatttccttcttctacAACCAGCtttccagtttgaccagcacgaTTCACTGAAGATGctgttgtaggctcaattttcttaacgaATGTATTTTATTACTAACTTATTAGCCGagcgtatgtcacttataacccgactaacctaaatgacagaaaaagaggattaaagaatacaataacaaaaccgtaaggatatcagttccgaggaatgattctcctggcgtaatcagcaggatttcttctgccggaacctggagtaaccagaacccggaacctcaactggaacctggagccccgaagccttcccttgagcggttctctccaagagcgtctcaaagtggagcgatgaacagccaaaactatcccaagtctccaaaaggcctctctcttgtttttggctcacttacatatctcctctcagagtctattcatggatcttttcagttggcaacaatcaagctcccacacgagatgatttgccttctagtggattaacatcacttGTTCTGTCACAAgactgttcctcatcccacacatgggatcataacaaaaacaggtttatctctccgtCATGCTGTCTTTTCTATAGTGTGTATTCTTGGCTTTTTTGTAAAAGTCCTGTTAATAGATATGTGGCTTATAtctgtgcctttaattccatttTGTTGATTAATACATCTGCTTTTATGACAATGCAATGCTGTTTTTATAGCTGTAGCACTGTAACACAACTTATAATGTTGgaacagttcttttgtttttatttttattgtctcttGATAACCATGGGGTTTGGGTGGACTACTTAAGAAAACGGTTTGTTctgtttcattgttttctgttcATTTCGTTTTTCTGAGCTAAAGTTGCACTACATATATAGCCAGTCTTGGAACTGTCTTTGTTGACATggtggcctcaaacacacagaaatcaaCTGGCCTATGTCTCCTATGTGATAGGGTTAAAAGTCTGGATCACCATACCTGGCAACAGAACATTTTGATCATTATGTCAACAAAATCTTACTTTTGATCATAGTTTGCATGTGTCTTTAGTTAAACCATATACTATATAGCACATCACAGAGGCAAAGAAATCAATTTATACTAAAGGATAAAAAACATAAATCTAGTTCTTTTgactgtttataaaatatttttctaataaaatacattttcttcataaTAATAAATGCTAAAGACATTTGAGATGATGCTTCTTAAAATGAATAACTATAGAAGAAAATTGCCTTGGAATGACTACCTTTATataaattcataatttaaaactttatatataaattacttattaaaacaaataaataattacttattaaaacaaataaaaccaggtatgttggcacatacctttaattttaGCATGCCAGGTGcaaaggtagaggcagaaggaactctgtgagttcaaggccaccctagtccACATAGTGAATACAAGAGCAGTCAGGGCTAGATAATAATGTCTTAcctcaaaatcaaaaccaaaaccaaaagaaactctttttttttctattaaacaAAGCATGATGTTTCTATCTCAAGACTGAACTTTAACAGTCAGAGTTGTCATCCTTCTAGCATGTATTAGTTTAATTTGTCAAATAAAGGAAATTTaggcattatttttaatttcaaatatataagatttttcttcatttccattgCTCTGgcaaaaaaaatcatgtgtacaCTTGACATATTAACAGACTCTTCTGTATTTAGAACAGGTATCTTTTTTGCTGTCACCATTCTTTGAAACTTaggtatatgttttattttactcttttcaaGAAAGTATCAACTCCCACTTTTTTCTGTCTTGTGATTCATTCACCACTGGAAGCACTTGAACTATATATGAGAAGATGGTGCAATGGGCCATACTACATGGCAGTGCATCATTGGCCCCATCACCAGCGGTAAagcacagaaaagacagaaattgCAGTTATACATTTTTAGTTTACCCCCATGACactgaacatttttattcaaaatgatAGTTTacaatacatgtatatttttccttcaatctctaaatatttatattcacatataaaGTATGAAAAAATGTTCAGCATACCACCAAACTGTTTCAAAAGTTTatataattaatgtttttaacTTGTTGCATTCTTTAAGCAAATCTTCTTATGTCACACTGAaatcttcatttgttttcttgctataGTGTTGCCTGGGAtacacaaagctctgggtttaatCCTTACTGACACGTACCTTGGTATcgttgcacatgcctgtaatgtaAGGAAATAGGACATAGTGGTGGCAGAATTAAAACTTCATCTCTACATTGTGCCCTAGAAAatactcagcagttaaaagcattgccAGCTTTTTGACAGGACTagagttttaatcccagcatccatgtggtgaCTTACAATGGTGAGCTAcaccagtcctaggggatctggcacccttttCTACCCTTGTAGATACCAGGAATACACATTGGTGACAAtaatacatgcagacagaacactcatccacacaaatttaaatttaatttaaaaaattaagttaaagcTTTCAATGAATTATCTGAATAGTTTTAGAAATCATAAtctttaaaagtatcttttgtttatcttattttatgagacagaatcttgctatgtTCATTGGCTGGCCATGAGCTCTTGGGATCCAGTATTCCTTCTGTTTCAGCCTCTCAGGTATTCAGGATTACAGGTACACATCACCATGCCAGACTAAAACAGCTCAAGGttaacacattttcatttttgtatctAAGAGTCTAAGGCTGACTTCTTAATACTCAATTTATAATAAACGATATTGAAACTTCATTATCTTTCCTTGATGTCAACTTTGACTCCTTTAACTATTTAGGATAGCAGGATTATTTTGTTAAATCTTCAATCAACTCTATACTTTAAATGTTTGCTTCTAATATCAACAAGAAATGGCCATATCCAAATCTGCCCACACTTCCATGCCGAGGTGAATTGTGAGCATCACCATAGAAAGTGGTAGCTCAGTATTTACAATACTTTTACTCAAATTAAACTGtgtaagcaaaagaaaacatggcttcatgttttctataaatattttagtatttacaTGGAGAAATTCTATTTACGAAAGAGTAGAGTATAAATAGTGCTTGTAATTTGAATATATCATCAAAATTATGGTTGTTTGTTATCATAACAGTTTCTTGTGTACAATATGCCATATAAAAGTTATAGTTAGGACTCATATCCATATAATCGGTAAAATTGAGACTTTAAGTTCCAAATCAGGCAAATTCTGCAACAAGTGTATTGAAACTTAGATCCAGTTATTTAAACTTGCCTTATTTCATGGAAGATCCTCTTTTCTGCGTTTCCTATAGTTGCGTTGCACGCGGTTCTGTGGAGGCACATTAAGGCAAGCTATTTCTCTGGCTTCCATAGAGATCTAGCATGCATAGTCAGACAAAAGTTAAGTTAACCCAACTGCATGGGTCAATTGCTTGACCATAAGGACCGTCCTTCAGCCATGCAGAAGAGAGAGTAGGAAGAAAGAGCAGTTTAATGAGATAATATACTTTTCTGTCTGAGAATCTCTACTCTGTACTGCAGTGTGTGACTGACTTGTAGACTTGAAGCTTAAGTCAGTACCTTTCTCTGAATTACTCTCCGAATCACtaacttttccttttattctatcTCTTTTCAAAGCTTGTTTTCCTTGACATTTTGGGCTTCACTCTTTCTCGAACATAATCCTCCTAACCAAGTGTGGCTGACCTTCACAATGGCTTAATTCCAACATCAtagctttttctattttttcccccctgcatcttctccctcttccaggcGGCTACCAAGATT
This genomic interval carries:
- the LOC127196096 gene encoding ATPase inhibitor, mitochondrial-like; this encodes MAGSALVARACRGVCGMRVLQTRGFGSDLSENVDTGSGSIREAGRVFGKREKAEEDWYFREKTREQLAALNNHHEDEIQHHVMEIEPLQKQIERHKKVVKTPKG